The Pyrenophora tritici-repentis strain M4 chromosome 8, whole genome shotgun sequence genome contains a region encoding:
- a CDS encoding HVSL domain containing protein, giving the protein MPLVDYPDSGSDDDGGGVDSNSVPAAQSAQALKRKHSHSANAIAALPPLPSAFHDLYASNARISTSDNPSLHGGRKRAVPHVEGNWPSHVYLEWIPTQTESDSLHRLIQHVRDSLELQNAKRLKKLPIPDIVSSLQSELGAPLPLHVSLSRTLQIKAEDRETFLETLRLSLRRSTVCSFVFEFRNLKWVPNFDRNRWFLVLSIKRPVNDELNHLLHACNEAARSSGHPGLYTGTEGDGPMEDHDSNDSLKRRKVDKNERRRMDFSKYFHVTIAWNLEEPDTEWTGLVEQLDTTTFIQSPEAEFDTVKVRIGSAVHNIALSTRRLRLSKGVGLGLG; this is encoded by the exons ATGCCCCTGGTGGATTATCCAGATTCAGGCTCCGATgatgatggtggtggtgttgatAGCAACTCTGTGCCCGCTGCCCAGTCGGCCCAAGCCCTGAAGCGCAAGCACAGCCACTCTGCAAACGCCATTGCTGCCCTGCCACCGCTCCCATCTGCATTCCACGACCTGTACGCGTCCAACGCGCGCATCAGCACTAGCGATAATCCAAGCCTACACGGCGGCCGCAAACGGGCTGTACCTCACGTCGAGGGCAATTGGCCCAGTCATGTTTATTTAGAGT GGATACCTACACAGACTGAATCTGATTCTCTACACCGTCTAATTCAGCACGTGAGAGATTCACTTGAGCTCCAAAACGCAAAGCGTCTGAAGAAACTACCTATACCAGACATTGTATCGTCTTTGCAGTCGGAGCTAGGCGCACCACTACCTCTCCATGTATCACTCTCGCGCACACTGCAAATCAAGGCCGAAGACAGAGAAACATTTCTAGAAACGCTAAGGTTGTCACTGCGACGATCAACAGTATGCAGCTTTGTTTTTGAGTTTCGGAACCTAAAATGGGTGCCCAACTTTGATCGTAACAGATGGTTCCTGGTTCTTAGCATCAAAAGGCCAGTCAACGACGAGCTCAACCATTTGCTGCATGCATGTAACGAGGCTGCCCGTTCCAGTGGCCATCCAGGTTTGTATACCGGCACTGAGGGAGACGGTCCGATGGAAGACCACGACTCAAATGACAGTCTGAAAAGGAGAAAAGTCGACAAGAATGAGCGTCGTCGCATGGACTTCTCCAAATACTTCCACGTCACTATAGCTTGGAATTTGGAGGAGCCCGACACCGAATGGACGGGATTGGTTGAACAGCTCGACACGACCACGTTCATCCAGTCACCAGAGGCTGAATTCGATACCGTCAAGGTCAGAATCGGAAGCGCAGTCCATAACATTGCCCTCTCTACCAGGAGGCTCCGTCTTAGCAAAGGTGTAGGCTTAGGCTTGGGATGA
- a CDS encoding Pal1 multi-domain protein: MEKAHHAIIDPLIEPDPSDETGLNSHFRSTFAPAAPLTPPGSGGNPKGLPSVSVQKTGSSVETNPFRRSRASSDSKDAQAGQASPQSRRYGYPSPPNSASPRRARFNDNYRADAFGSLNESRPRRSSNPAPSSLNKSRPRGNSLKERFPGDKSHRPLDIIRHDEKVAHRAPHLRKKNFQGADVIDRLDRASFGRYHHEGPYDAASIARNRDTKYSPLAAVKDSNEEALRATPRENIIDSVQRHRPLEGVANIPPGMADRFGRVLNYEEGADLQREPGGDYRRWPGVEYHPNDLKGKGEPSYTIEKALKDHKRSGDSGIEMKSRHRTHSAGDVDAPGIVPTVATEASGVNRSNTTGKSVGGALKKRFGSLRRRKQETEA, translated from the exons ATGGAAAAG GCTCACCACGCAATCATAGACCCGCTCATTGAGCCGGACCCAAGCGACGAGACTGGACTCAACTCGCACTTCCGTTCCACATTCGCGCCCGCGGCTCCGCTCACCCCACCCGGATCCGGCGGCAACCCCAAGGGCCTTCCATCCGTTAGTGTGCAGAAAACCGGCAGCTCCGTGGAAACCAACCCGTTCCGCCGCTCCAGGGCTTCGTCTGATTCAAAGGACGCACAGGCTGGGCAGGCTTCACCGCAGAGCAGGAGGTATGGTTACCCCTCCCCTCCCAACTCTGCCAGCCCTAGACGTGCCCGTTTCAACGACAACTACCGTGCGGATGCCTTCGGATCCCTCAACGAAAGCCGGCCTCGACGATCTAGCAACCCCGCCCCATCTTCCTTGAACAAGTCTCGACCTCGCGGAAATTCCTTGAAGGAGCGCTTTCCCGGTGACAAGTCTCACAGACCTCTTGACATAATTCGTCATGATGAGAAAGTTGCTCACCGTGCTCCCCATCTTAGGAAGAAGAATTTCCAAGGCGCCGACGTCATCGATCGCCTCGACAGGGCAAGCTTTGGCCGATACCACCACGAAGGCCCTTACGACGCCGCTAGCATCGCTCGAAACAGGGACACTAAGTATAGCCCTCTTGCGGCGGTAAAGGACTCTAACGAGGAGGCTCTAAGGGCTACTCCACGAGAGAACATCATAGACTCTGTGCAGAGGCACCGACCTTTGGAGGGCGTGGCTAACATCCCCCCTGGCATGGCTGATCGTTTCGGAAGGGTTCTCAATTATGAAGAGGGAGCCGACCTGCAGCGAGAGCCTGGCGGTGACTACCGTCGCTGGCCTGGAGTG GAATACCACCCAAATGACCTCAAGGGCAAGGGCGAGCCCTCGTACACCATCGAGAAGGCTCTAAAGGACCACAAGCGATCTGGTGACAGTGGCATAGAAATGAAATCACGCCATCGCACCCATAGCGCCGGTGACGTCGACGCACCTGGCATTGTCCCCACTGTCGCAACGGAGGCATCCGGCGTCAACCGCAGCAACACTACCGGCAAGAGCGTAGGCGGTGCCCTCAAGAAGCGCTTTGGCAGCCTCCGTCGTCGCAAGCAAGAAACCGAGGCGTAG
- a CDS encoding UbiH, 2-polyprenyl-6-methoxyphenol hydroxylase and related FAD-dependent oxidoreductase, protein MPQHLKIAIVGAGPASLTLANILQKNDIPFTMFEASSELRTQGGSLDLHPASGQLAIKEAGLWDVFTQHARPESDVMKIVNMDGEVLWDENGTDKQKIKEEDKFGGRPEIDRMELAKLMYENLEEGKVQFGRKLKEAVPSEAEMGKYDLHFANQTKETGFDLIVGGDGAWSKVRKLVSDQMPEYSGISSVTLTCNDIKANSWLLNYVGEGSMMAFGKDCAVQSQRQGDGSVRTYASLRVPEDFFRTCGIDWSETDTARKEYIERYISHIHEDLQRVLTSSTDEFTPRAFYELPVGFRWSFRSGVTLIGDAAHVFTPFAGEGVNVGMKDALVLAQEIAKICNGEKSLDQGIKEYEEEMFPRSTSAAVKTAKGKDGHFSETGAKEFADRLKAHYYGNKEK, encoded by the coding sequence ATGCCTCAGCATCTCAAAATCGCCATCGTAGGCGCCGGTCCTGCTTCTCTTACTCTCGCCAACATCCTACAAAAGAATGACATCCCCTTCACCATGTTTGAAGCTTCGAGTGAACTACGCACACAAGGCGGCTCACTCGATCTACACCCAGCATCTGGCCAGCTCGCTATCAAAGAAGCCGGACTATGGGACGTGTTCACTCAGCATGCCCGCCCAGAGAGCGATGTAATGAAGATTGTCAACATGGATGGAGAGGTGCTATGGGATGAGAATGGAACTGACAAGCAAAAAATTAAAGAAGAGGACAAGTTTGGCGGGCGACCAGAGATTGATCGTATGGAGTTGGCGAAACTCATGTATGAGAATCTGGAAGAGGGGAAAGTGCAATTTGGAAGGAAGCTAAAAGAGGCTGTGCCGAGTGAGGCGGAAATGGGAAAGTATGACTTGCACTTTGCCAATCAAACAAAAGAGACGGGATTCGATCTTATCGTCGGTGGAGATGGCGCTTGGTCAAAGGTTCGCAAACTGGTTTCTGATCAGATGCCGGAGTACTCTGGTATCTCGTCGGTGACGTTGACGTGCAACGATATCAAAGCCAATTCCTGGCTACTGAATTACGTCGGCGAAGGATCCATGATGGCATTCGGCAAAGACTGCGCTGTCCAGTCTCAACGACAGGGCGATGGCAGCGTACGTACTTACGCATCCCTGCGTGTGCCAGAAGACTTCTTCAGGACTTGCGGCATCGACTGGTCCGAGACAGACACCGCACGCAAAGAGTACATTGAGCGATACATTTCGCACATCCATGAGGATCTTCAACGTGTCCTAACTTCATCTACTGACGAGTTCACCCCACGCGCCTTTTACGAACTGCCCGTCGGATTCCGCTGGTCTTTTCGCTCGGGCGTAACGCTCATTGGAGATGCTGCGCACGTATTTACGCCCTTTGCTGGCGAAGGCGTTAATGTCGGCATGAAGGACGCGTTGGTACTGGCACAGGAGATTGCAAAAATATGTAATGGCGAGAAAAGCCTAGATCAGGGTATCAAAGAATACGAGGAGGAAATGTTTCCTCGCTCAACAAGCGCGGCAGTCAAAACAGCAAAGGGCAAGGACGGCCACTTTAGTGAGACTGGGGCGAAGGAATTTGCGGATAGGTTGAAGGCGCACTATTATGGGAACAAGGAGAAATAG
- a CDS encoding DUF2417 multi-domain protein, with the protein MWKGGKDNGDEGLMAEPPHPIPNDDGSRSSRRSYETARRHEEPTERTRLLDRPRHPPNSDGYLDPDDPAVSPYNLWTVRAMRYLTILFLIISFLWWVLLLVSIFVSPPGLHTRGSGFFDFAYTCLTIGNLLVVTIFFITPAKGLRITTAIIAGLLAIDMILILSVPRLRLEEGWVGIASVIWAFVMAVWCILTDRVVAYGKQEEEERLTGRAETRRTLKEWVAVLLATILTVVFIVIVVLMTATLGMRARDATLKMYGDRILVDGDKYAVHLACVGNVSETHGSKDPTILLEAGETPLEYDFEHWAYAAYKNGTISRYCYWDRPGYAFSDNAPSPHSAGMSADALSEALAKAGEEGPYILVSAGTGSIVSRIFSSRHLKQVVGLMMIDPLHEDLLHRIGSPGRGFLLWAWGIISPLGTVRLAGALFKGRTREDRVYGRNAYQSGKYIKAQLQENLVADSLSKNEVSAARNIQSANTPLVIISSGIEVKRDSEWERKQKDLTTLTDKLVSWDIVNKAPHQVWDTLDGRMVMEKRLKQLVKASLKVKSEEVQDASTEE; encoded by the exons ATGTGGAAAGGCGGGAAAGATAACGGGGACGAGGGCTTGATGGCTGAGCCGCCCCACCCAATTCCCAATGATGATGGATCGAGGTCTTCGAGGAGAAGTTATGAGACCGCAAGAAGACATGAGGAGCCTACTGAAAGGACGAGACTTCTTGATCGCCCAAGGCACCCACCCAACTCCGATGGCTATCTCGACCCAGATGACCCCGCT GTGTCACCTTACAACCTCTGGACCGTGCGTGCTATGCGCTACCTTACCATTCTGTTCCTTATCATCTCGTTTCTATGGTGGGTTCTCTTGCTGGTATCAATCTTCGTCTCTCCCCCCGGACTACACACTCGTGGATCAGGCTTCTTCGACTTTGCATACACATGTCTCACCATCGGAAACCTACTCGTGGTGACCATCTTCTTCATCACCCCGGCTAAGGGATTGCGCATCACTACTGCCATCATTGCCGGACTCCTAGCAATCGACATGATCCTTATCCTATCAGTTCCCCGCCTTAGGTTGGAGGAGGGCTGGGTCGGAATCGCAAGTGTCATTTGGGCTTTTGTCATGGCTGTTTGGTGCATCTTGACCGACCGTGTTGTCGCATACGGAAAGCAGGAGGAAGAGGAACGTCTGACTGGCCGCGCCGAGACACGCCGTACTCTCAAGGAGTGGGTTGCTGTTCTCCTGGCAACTATTCTGACTGTCGTCTTCATCGTTATCGTCGTTCTGATGACCGCCACACTGGGTATGCGCGCTCGCGACGCCACCCTCAAGATGTACGGTGATCGTATCCTCGTCGACGGCGACAAATACGCTGTCCATCTTGCTTGCGTTGGTAACGTTTCCGAAACCCACGGTTCTAAGGACCCTACAATCCTTCTTGAGGCTGGCGAGACGCCATTGGAGTACGATTTCGAGCACTGGGCATACGCAGCATACAAGAACGGCACCATCTCCCGTTACTGCTACTGGGACCGCCCCGGTTACGCTTTCTCCGACAACGCACCCTCACCACACTCAGCTGGAATGTCTGCAGATGCACTCTCAGAAGCACTTGCCAAGGCTGGTGAAGAAGGACCATACATCCTGGTTTCTGCTGGCACTGGCAGCATCGTCTCCCGCATCTTCAGCTCCCGTCATCTCAAGCAAGTCGTCGGCCTCATGATGATCGACCCTCTCCACGAAGATCTCCTGCACCGCATCGGCAGCCCAGGACGCGGTTTCCTTCTCTGGGCCTGGGGTATCATCTCTCCCCTCGGCACCGTCCGCCTCGCCGGCGCCCTCTTCAAAGGCCGCACCCGCGAAGACCGTGTCTACGGCCGCAACGCCTACCAATCCGGCAAATACATCAAAGCTCAACTCCAAGAGAACTTAGTCGCAGATTCGCTCTCCAAAAACGAAGTCTCGGCCGCCAGAAACATTCAGAGCGCAAACACGCCCCTCGTCATTATCTCAAGTGGCATTGAAGTCAAGCGCGACTCAGAATGGGAGCGCAAGCAAAAGGACCTCACTACCCTGACTGACAAACTTGTTAGCTGGGACATCGTCAACAAGGCGCCACATCAGGTGTGGGATACTCTTGATGGACGTATGGTTATGGAGAAGAGGCTTAAGCAATTGGTCAAGGCTTCTCTAAAGGTCAAGTCTGAGGAGGTGCAGGACGCTTCCACCGAGGAGTAA
- a CDS encoding membrane protein: MVPRARPRHRPITIATVLGTASLILPTVTILRLYVVSRFPIYTFLYASVVSGITFLFYGYDKMQARNLQWRVRETTLHTLALIGGWPGALAGMHYFQHKTKKTSFQVMFWAIVLGWEGVWWGVWNGSVWMG, encoded by the coding sequence ATGGTACCACGAGCGCGTCCCCGCCACCGACCCATAACCATCGCTACAGTGCTCGGTACAGCCTCGCTCATCCTTCCTACCGTCACAATCCTTCGCCTCTACGTCGTATCACGCTTCCCAATCTACACGTTCCTCTACGCCAGCGTTGTCAGCGGAATTACCTTTCTCTTCTATGGCTATGATAAGATGCAAGCTCGTAACCTGCAGTGGAGAGTTAGGGAAACTACGTTGCACACTTTGGCGCTCATAGGAGGATGGCCGGGCGCGCTGGCAGGTATGCATTACTTCCAGCACAAGACAAAGAAGACCAGCTTCCAGGTAATGTTCTGGGCTATTGTGTTGGGCTGGGAGGGCGTATGGTGGGGTGTTTGGAATGGTAGTGTATGGATGGGATGA
- a CDS encoding Exo-beta-1,3-glucanase — protein MKAGIVAAALVGSAVASQHNRHQGFHMRRGEHAAEEVCTVYHTVYVTGLPPMAANSTMAVPPTAPQTSTTCTESSSVYVPGVPASTAGVPSPSTPAGVTSTAPGVPGVPASSAPPNYPAVPASSKPAVPVVSSSFAIPSYPVVDYSTPAVPAVPASSTSCTEEEHKPTPEAPKPTSSGPAYPAVPMSSSAPHPAVPVSTKPEVPAVPASSKPVVPEVPAPSKPVVPGVPASSTSCTEEEHKPTPEAPKPTPEAPKPTPEAPKSTAEAPKPTPEAPKPTPETPKPTTPAAPVAESSKPAYPAVPVVSSSAPAHPVVPISQLPSFTPAVPTTTSKPAAAKPTPSSSKPSGNTPSNAGSYGKTGRIVTNGDKWSMTYTPYASDGQCMAPDAIRADIKKIAGLGFTTIRIYATDCGVFEHVVPACQEHGLKVIYGVFLEAGGKGPFSDHANEQVQDIIEHAPKDSISMVIVGNEVLFNNICSAEQLGSYIDHVRNQFRSAGFPEDIAFTTAEPVGTWEEKGAALCSHIDVFAAQIHPFFTASIEACDAGDFVAQQLEQAAKVCPEAAANGKFVTETGWPHQGNANGKAVASQEQQNIAIKSIIEKIGSSVCILGMHDDGWKHPGEFGVEQFWGCAAALEAM, from the exons ATGAAGGCTGGTATCGTCGCGGCGGCCCTTGTCGGGTCTGCCGTTGCTTCTCAGCATAACCGCCACCAAGGCTTCCACATGCGCCGTGGTGAACACGCAGCCGAGGAGGTCTGCACGGTCTACCACACCGTCTACGTAACTGGAT TGCCTCCTATGGCTGCTAACAGCACCATGGCTGTCCCGCCCACTGCACCGCAGACCTCGACTACTTGCACCGAGTCGTCCTCCGTCTACGTACCCGGCGTACCAGCTTCTACCGCTGGTGTACCTTCGCCTTCCACCCCGGCTGGTGTCACCTCGACTGCGCCTGGAGTTCCAGGAGTACCGGCCTCGTCCGCTCCTCCCAACTACCCAGCTGTTCCCGCGTCCTCCAAGCCCGCGGTTCCAGTAGTTTCATCCTCATTCGCTATTCCTAGCTACCCAGTGGTTGACTACTCAACTCCCGCGGTCCCTGCTGTCCCGGCTTCGTCTACCTCCTGCACTGAGGAGGAGCACAAGCCCACTCCTGAGGCCCCCAAGCCCACCAGCTCAGGACCTGCCTACCCGGCTGTGCCAATGTCTTCGAGCGCACCCCACCCAGCTGTCCCGGTTTCTACCAAGCCCGAGGTTCCAGCTGTCCCAGCTTCCTCCAAGCCTGTTGTGCCTGAGGTTCCGGCTCCCTCCAAGCCTGTGGTTCCCGGCGTCCCGGCTTCGTCCACTTCCTGCACTGAGGAGGAGCACAAGCCCACTCCTGAAGCCCCCAAGCCTACCCCCGAGGCTCCCAAGCCCACTCCTGAGGCCCCTAAGTCTACTGCTGAGGCTCCCAAGCCCACTCCCGAGGCCCCTAAGCCAACTCCCGAGACTCCCAAGCCCACTACTCCCGCCGCTCCTGTAGCTGAGTCTTCCAAGCCTGCATACCCGGCTGTTCCTGTTGTCTCATCATCTGCGCCAGCACACCCTGTGGTTCCTATCAGCCAGCTTCCATCGTTCACTCCCGCTGTCCCCACCACCACTTCcaagcctgccgctgctAAGCCCACCCCCAGCAGCTCCAAGCCTTCTGGAAACACACCCTCCAACGCCGGAAGCTACGGAAAGACCGGCCGCATCGTGACCAACGGCGACAAGTGGTCCATGACCTACACTCCCTACGCCAGCGACGGTCAATGTATGGCTCCAGATGCTATCCGCGCTGACATCAAGAAGATTGCTGGGCTTGGTTTCACCACCATCCGCATCTACGCCACTGACTGCGGTGTCTTTGAGCACGTCGTCCCTGCCTGCCAGGAACACGGCCTCAAGGTTATCTACGGTGTCTTCCTCGAGGCTGGCGGCAAGGGTCCTTTCTCCGACCATGCAAACGAGCAGGTCCAGGACATCATTGAACACGCCCCCAAGGACTCCATTTCCATGGTCATTGTCGGAAACGAGGTCCTCTTCAACAATATCTGCAGCGCTGAGCAACTTGGTTCCTACATCGACCACGTCCGCAACCAGTTCCGCTCAGCTGGCTTCCCCGAGGACATTGCCTTCACCACCGCTGAGCCTGTCGGCACCTGGGAAGAGAAGGGTGCTGCTCTCTGCTCGCACATTGATGTCTTCGCCGCTCAGATCCACCCCTTCTTCACTGCTAGCATCGAAGCCTGCGATGCCGGTGACTTTGTCGCCCAGCAGCTCGAACAGGCCGCCAAGGTCTGCCCCGAAGCCGCTGCTAACGGCAAGTTCGTCACCGAGACTGGCTGGCCTCACCAGGGTAACGCGAACGGCAAGGCCGTTGCAAGCCAGGAGCAGCAGAACATTGCTATCAAGAGCATCATTGAGAAGATCGGTTCCTCGGTCTGCATCCTCGGTATGCACGATGACGGATGGAAACACCCCGGTGAATTCGGTGTTGAGCAGTTCTGGGGCTGCGCCGCTGCTCTTGAGGCTATGTGA
- a CDS encoding SPS1, Serine-threonine protein kinase: protein MLNKLHGQPESYDRKSRYRFGKTLGAGTYGIVREADCPEGKVAVKIILKKNVRGNEQMVYDELEMLQRMKHPHIVKFHDWFESRDKYYIVTQLATGGELFDRICEKGKFTEKDAAETIRQVLDAVNYLHENNVVHRDLKPENLLYLTRDANSSLVLADFGIAKMLDSKSEVLTTMAGSFGYAAPEVMLKKGHGKPVDMWSMGVITYTLLCGYSPFRSENLADLIEECKNGRVIFHERYWKEVSPEAKEFIKKLLEPDPNKRPTSQAALKHVWLSGSTATDHNLVPEIKAYAAKARLRRGIELVKLANRIEALKMQEDEEEAVPGEADVPANAREAAGEAIAKPAEDAGLATKENTGTGKGPGRLSRIAKGAIFREVVLAKVREMKEQEARAEFEKHATEPKK from the exons ATGCTCAACAAGCTGCACGGCCAGCCCGAAAGCTATGATCGCAA ATCTCGATACCGCTTTGGAAAGACATTGGGCGCTGGCACATATGGTATCGTTCGGGAAGCCGACTGCCCCGAGGGCAAGGTGGCTGTCAAGATTATCCTGAAGAAGAATGTGCGCGGAAACGAGCAGATGGTCTATGACGAGCTGGAGATGTTGCAGCGCATGAAGCACCCGCACATTGTCAAGTTCCACGACTGGTTCGAGTCAAGA GACAAGTACTACATCGTGACCCAATTGGCGACTGGTGGAGAGCTGTTCGACCGCATTTGCGAGAAGGGAAAGTTTACGGAAAAAGACGCAGCTGAGACGATCCGTCAAGTGCTCGATGCAGTCAACTACCTCCACGAAAACAATGTGGTCCATAGAG ATCTAAAACCAGAGAACCTCCTATATCTCACGCGCGACGCGAACTCCTCCCTCGTACTTGCAGATTTTGGCATCGCCAAGATGCTCGACTCGAAGAGCGAAGTCCTGACCACCATGGCCGGCTCGTTTGGATATGCTGCCCCTGAGGTTATGCTCAAGAAGGGCCACGGCAAGCCCGTTGACATGTGGTCCATGGGTGTTATCACATACACACTTCTGTGCGGATACTCGCCTTTCAGGTCAGAGAACCTTGCGGACCTAATTGAGGAATGCAAGAATGGTCGCGTCATCTTCCACGAGCGATACTGGAAAGAAGTGAGCCCTGAGGCTAAGGAGTTCATCAAGAAACTCCTGGAGCCAGACCCAAACAAGCGACCAACAAGTCAA GCTGCCCTCAAACACGTGTGGCTCAGCGGAAGCACTGCCACGGACCACAACTTGGTGCCTGAGATCAAGGCATATGCGGCCAAGGCCCGTCTCAGGCGTGGTATTGAGCTCGTCAAGCTTGCGAATCGCATTGAAGCGCTAAAGATGCaagaagacgaggaagaagCCGTTCCCGGAGAGGCGGACGTGCCAGCCAATGCTCGCGAAGCTGCAGGCGAGGCCATCGCAAAACCCGCCGAAGACGCGGGTCTAGCGACCAAGGAGAATACAGGCACAGGAAAAGGCCCTGGACGTCTGAGCAGGATCGCCAAGGGAGCCATTTTCCGAGAAGTAGTGCTGGCCAAGGTGCGTGAGATGAAAGAGCAGGAAGCGCGAGCAGAGTTTGAGAAGCACGCAACAGAACCAAAGAAGTGA
- a CDS encoding carboxylesterase-mitochondrial 37S ribosomal protein YmS2, translated as MSSLAREFAKTKLSSLPPPEPLQEEVPEYEDDSSSASSMSSTGTVIPSSTLRPAPAIHWSDYYAQEFYLEQDRNSAGHAKFHVYLTPPASPKAPLVVLHHGAGSSAMTFALAAKDIRKAMPEVGILAVEAREHGSVVWDASGEVDNDLSIEQLSQDVIDMLSLTQSKMGWPQLPTIVLIGHSLGGAVVTDVANKGLLGNKLLGFGVLDVVEGSAMETLAHMHTYLASRPKSFPSLPAAIEWHIRSRTLRNPQSARASVPSLLLPTADGRWAWRTELSSTEPFWSNWFTGMSKKFLSGKGAKLLLLAGTDRLDKELMIGQMQGKFQLQVFPAAGHFLHEDLPEKTAEVVVEFVKRNDRSTLVLPPKVSDLLAQGKRV; from the exons ATGTCCAGCCTGGCTCGGGAGTTTGCCAAGACCAAACTTTCGTCCCTGCCACCACCTGAGCCGCTGCAGGAAGAAGTACCCGAGTATGAAGATGATTCGTCGTCGGCATCGTCCATGTCCAGTACCGGTACTGTGATACCGTCCAGTACACTAAGACCCGCCCCTGCAATACACTGGTCCGACTACTATGCGCAAGAGTTCTACCTCGAGCAGGACCGCAACAGCGCAGGCCATGCCAAGTTCCACGTATACCTGACGCCGCCAGCTAGTCCAAAGGCGCCGTTGGTCGTCTTGCATCATGGCGCCGGAAGTTCGGCCATGACGTTTGCACTTGCAGCCAAGGATATCAGGAAAGCAATGCCCGAAGTTGGCATACTAGCTGTTGAAGCACGCGAACATGGCAGCGTAGTATGGGATGCCAGCGGTGAGGTGGACAACGACTTGAGCATCGAGCAACTCAGCCAGGATGTCATCGATATGCTATCTCTCACGCAGAGCAAGATGGGATGGCCCCAACTCCCAACAATCGTTCTTATAGGACATAGTCTTGGTGGTGCCGTCGTCACAGACGTTGCCAACAAGGGACTGCTGGGGAACAAGCTACTGGGCTTTGGCGTGCTTGACGTGGTTGAAGGCAGTGCCATGGAGACGCTAGCGCACATGCACACTTATCTTGCGAGCAGACCAAAGTCATTTCCTTCTCTCCCTGCAGCCATCGAATGGCACATCCGATCGCGGACCCTGCGGAATCCACAGTCTGCACGAGCCAGCGTACCTAGTCTACTACTACCAACAGCAGACGGACGCTGGGCGTGGCGGACGGAGCTGTCCAGTACAGAGCCATTCTGGTCAAACTGGTTCACGGGTATGAGTAAGAAGTTTCTGAGCGGCAAGGGAGCCAAGCTCTTGCTGCTTGCTGGAACAGACAGACTAGACAAGGAGTTGATGATTGGACAAATGCAGG GTAAATTCCAACTCCAAGTTTTCCCCGCCGCGGGCCATTTTCTTCACGAGGATCTGCCTGAGAAGACGGCCGAAGTTGTGGTCGAATTCGTAAAGCGTAATGACCGAAGTACGCTTGTCCTCCCACCAAAGGTGTCCGATCTCCTTGCGCAAGGCAAAAGAGTTTAA